The Flavobacteriales bacterium sequence TCGTTTTTCCTACACCATTTACCCCTACTACCATGATTACATAAGGATCACCATTTTCGGTTTTTGGGATTGAAAAATCTACTGCATCTACAGTATTATTTTCCTCCATTAGAGCAGCTATTTCTTCTCTAAGCACTTTATACAGTTGCTTCGTTGTTACATAACCGTCTTGTTTAACCCTATCTTCTATCCTATCAATAATTTTTAAGGTAGTGGTTACACTTACATCTGAGGACACTAAAACTTCTTCTAAATTATCTAATACTTCCTCATCAACGGTATTTTTCCCAGCTATTGAAGTAGCTATTTTTGAGAAAAAACTTTTCTGAGTTTTTTCCAATCCCTCATCTAAGTCTTTCTTCTTTTCTTTTGAAAAAAATTGTTTCCACCCCATGTTTAATTGTTTTTATTGAAAGACGAATCAACTACTTTTTCTTAGGGTAAAACTGTATTTTCCCTAATCCATCCAATATTCTTTTTAGCACATCAAAATATAGTGTTGCTATTAAGCCTAATACCATCAACCATATTACGATTACATTGGCTAAAAAAGAATCTAAATAAACACCGAAGATTCTTTTTCTTGGCGCATAAAAATGTGCTTTGAAATAATCATAATCGTACGGGTCTAAATAAACAGGATCTGTTTTTTGAATGACATTATCGTTATTTTCGTCTGTAAATGTTAATGTATTTGCATTAGTTACAAAGTCTTCTAATGCTTTATTTTTATATTTATTTCTAAAAGTTTGAAAACTTTCATCCTTTAATTTACCAAAGAACTTTCTCAATTTTTTATACTCTTTTCCAGTGATTAAGCCCTCTTTCTTTTTAGCTTCTAAAATTGCCTTAAATTCGGCATTTGGACGAGTATATATTTGTTGTACACTATCTTTCTTTGCTTCAAAATAATTATAAATATCTTTATATCGTTCTTTTAAAGTTGTAAAATATTCTACTAGGTTATCGTATGTTTCAACATCAAAGTCGTTGATATTAATCTTGTCAACTCCTTCTAATTGGATGGCATTGACATGTCTCAACTCTTTTTCAACTTCATTCTTAACAATATGGAGCTTTCTTGTAACCTCTGGCCTTTTGTACTCTAAATTATGGGTGCTTTCAATGAATCGTTTAGCATCATCTATTTTCCCTTGTAAATTACTAATCCATTGATCTTTTTTCCAATTAGCAAAAGACATTTCCTTATCGAAACTATAGAAGTTACGCTCGTATTTGTTTTCTTTAAACTGAGTTATTGCTAATCCTTCATAAGCCCATCTTGAAGCCATAACATTTCCAATCCATGGAACGTGGCTTTTCTCTGCAAAAACAGGATTTAACTTATCAAACGAAACTAAAATACCACTAAATAATAACTGTGGTATAATCAGGATAGGAATAAGGATATAGATTACTTTAACAGAATTAAAACTAGCTGAAATATTTAATCCTAAGATATTAGCAAAAGTTGAAACTGAAAATAGAATAGTCCAGTAATAAATATTTAATCCTTCTATTTCCAATACCCAGTTCCCCACTACAACATAGAAGAGCGATTGAATAGCTGAAATAATCAACATAATAGAAATCTTTGAAAACAGATAACTCCCCTTACTCAAATTTAGAAACTTCTCTCGCTTTAATATTTTCAAATTTCCAATAATCTCCTCTGCACTTGTTGTTAACCCAATAAATAAAGATACAATTACAGAGATAAAGATATACTGCGGAACATTACTACTTTCATAAAACACATATACAGACTCTCCATTTGGTGCTATCGTTAGATACTTCATAAAGAAGGCTAACACTAGTCCTAGTGCAGGAGCTTGAAACATGGTAATAATCATGTATTGACGATTCGTCAATTTAGAGAGGACATCTCTCACAAAGAATACGCTAACTTGTTGTAATTTATTAGGAATTTTAAACCCACTTTCAGGCAATTCCGTTTCGTCCTTGATGGTGTTTTTATGCGTTTTTTGGTACTCCTCATAATGTTCATTCCATTCTTTAGGAGAAACCTTTCTATTTTCAGTCAAATTCCCATATTCATCAACTACTTTTGACTCAATAATATTGAAAATTTGCTCTGGATTGACATTACCACAAGTATGACATTCACTCTCTTCTGCGTTGGCGTGATGTGCTAATGTTTTAAAATAAATAACTGCATCTATTGGGTTTCCATTATAGATTGGATAACCACCTTGATCTAAGATCATCAACTTATCAAACATCTTAAAGATATCAGATGACGGTTGATGAATTACAACGAATATCAATTTCCCTTTTAATGCTAATTCTTTTAAAAGGTCCATAATATTTTCTGAATCTCTAGAGGATAATCCAGAAGTTGGTTCATCTACAAACATTACAGCAGGCTCACGAATCAACTCTAATGCAATATTTAGACGTTTTCTTTGACCTCCTGAAATTGTTTTCTCTAGTGGATTACCAACTTTTAAATCTTTGGCTTCATAAAGACCTATTGCTTTTAATGTTTTGACAACAAGTTTAACAATATCTCCATCTTCCAGATTCCCAAAACAAAGTTTAGCATTATAGAATAAGTTTTGGAATACTGTTAATTCCTCAATCAATAAATCATCCTGAGGTACGAAACCAATAACTCCTTCTAACTTTTCCTTTTCATGGTGCAAATCAATGCCATTTATAGTAACCTTACCTATTGTAGGAGTATACCCACCATTTAAGACATTTAACAAGGTGGATTTACCTGCACCTGATCCCCCCATGATTCCAATCAATTTTCCAGACTCCTCTGTAAAATCAATATTATGCAACCCTACTTTTCCACCTTTAAAGTGGTATTGCATTTTCTCTGCCTTAAAGACTATTTTTTGAGCTGCTGCATCGCTTAAATAACGACTGATAATGTCACTATAATAAACAGGCTGCACTTTAGAACTTCTTAGAGATGAACCTTGCGTTAAGATATGTACACGATCTTGAGTCAACAACTGTCCATTAATAGACAACTGATGGGTCCCATAATACTTAACAAAATAAGTTCCAATTGACTGCACCCTCAAAACTCTAGCAAACCCTAACATGGTTTCCGAGTACAGGTGCTTTGAATGTTCAAATCTATTCCCTAAGTTATTATCTACAACTAGATAATTCTCATTATCGATAAAATCGTTTTCTTCTGCTTTAACGAACTCAAGACATTGATCAAACTCAGCTCTAATGATGTTAAATGTTTCTGCTACTGTGGTAACAAACTCTAACTCTTGTTCGGCAATTACATCATTAGCATTCGTAAATTCTAGAATACGAATAAATACAATAATCTTTTGACGTTGCGCTAACTCTTCGTTAATAGAAGTACATATACGAAGTACTTTTACGGAGTTTACAGAAGTACGTTTTCTTCTAGTATTTGTTTTTCTTTTACGTTTACTTGAGTGATGTCCAATTACGTATTCATCAAATACTTCTAAGTATTCCTCCACCAATTCTTGATTCAATTCTTGACTCAAGAACGTTCTCACAATCTGTCTACCCTTAGATTCTAACTGTATTTCTCCAGTTTCCTCATCAATATCAACCTTTGCAATAATTGCAAAGAGTTGCATAAGGGCTTTCAGTA is a genomic window containing:
- a CDS encoding ATP-binding cassette domain-containing protein — protein: MSERILKALMQLFAIIAKVDIDEETGEIQLESKGRQIVRTFLSQELNQELVEEYLEVFDEYVIGHHSSKRKRKTNTRRKRTSVNSVKVLRICTSINEELAQRQKIIVFIRILEFTNANDVIAEQELEFVTTVAETFNIIRAEFDQCLEFVKAEENDFIDNENYLVVDNNLGNRFEHSKHLYSETMLGFARVLRVQSIGTYFVKYYGTHQLSINGQLLTQDRVHILTQGSSLRSSKVQPVYYSDIISRYLSDAAAQKIVFKAEKMQYHFKGGKVGLHNIDFTEESGKLIGIMGGSGAGKSTLLNVLNGGYTPTIGKVTINGIDLHHEKEKLEGVIGFVPQDDLLIEELTVFQNLFYNAKLCFGNLEDGDIVKLVVKTLKAIGLYEAKDLKVGNPLEKTISGGQRKRLNIALELIREPAVMFVDEPTSGLSSRDSENIMDLLKELALKGKLIFVVIHQPSSDIFKMFDKLMILDQGGYPIYNGNPIDAVIYFKTLAHHANAEESECHTCGNVNPEQIFNIIESKVVDEYGNLTENRKVSPKEWNEHYEEYQKTHKNTIKDETELPESGFKIPNKLQQVSVFFVRDVLSKLTNRQYMIITMFQAPALGLVLAFFMKYLTIAPNGESVYVFYESSNVPQYIFISVIVSLFIGLTTSAEEIIGNLKILKREKFLNLSKGSYLFSKISIMLIISAIQSLFYVVVGNWVLEIEGLNIYYWTILFSVSTFANILGLNISASFNSVKVIYILIPILIIPQLLFSGILVSFDKLNPVFAEKSHVPWIGNVMASRWAYEGLAITQFKENKYERNFYSFDKEMSFANWKKDQWISNLQGKIDDAKRFIESTHNLEYKRPEVTRKLHIVKNEVEKELRHVNAIQLEGVDKININDFDVETYDNLVEYFTTLKERYKDIYNYFEAKKDSVQQIYTRPNAEFKAILEAKKKEGLITGKEYKKLRKFFGKLKDESFQTFRNKYKNKALEDFVTNANTLTFTDENNDNVIQKTDPVYLDPYDYDYFKAHFYAPRKRIFGVYLDSFLANVIVIWLMVLGLIATLYFDVLKRILDGLGKIQFYPKKK